A stretch of Kwoniella dendrophila CBS 6074 chromosome 2, complete sequence DNA encodes these proteins:
- a CDS encoding NADPH-dependent diflavin oxidoreductase 1 produces the protein MIPLILYASETGNAQDVAERVSRSFRRQGRKVTCESMDKFQISNLIHVDLLILITSTHGRGEPPPKMLNLWKALLRKNLPNNILEDLHFTLFGLGDSSYEKFNYAGKILARRIENLGANKLCDYGWGDERSPNGIEDAFIPWLQQTLDTFLPYLPVPPDYRPISITDLPPPIYSLTPAASSSRSTELDIPLNKLSISPNTTNGHVAPTRVEDTLRQEEHGIIKPDDWVWVTLKKNDRVTKEDWWQDVREIEFDLEDKNLTPYLPGSICSIQPQSSEEDVNTFLELMNLEDQADIPITVQSVLEEQPLPEHLPPHDKPTTLRSLLTNHLDIRCSPRKSFFEWLRRLSLDEREQERLDEFIDDPDEIHTYATRPSRSIVETLADFRQTKIPLSHILEILPPLRRRQFSIASSWDAHPGKVQLLVALVEYKTNLKIPRRGLCSQWLDSLKVGTRIPIHISPPTLFLPQNPETPVILVGPGTGVAPMRAFVEARVKQGAVENTALYFGCRSEFADFYFASEWKKYGEKGVNVQVAASRDQEEKVYVQHLIKENKEEVQDWLIDKGGHVYISGSSNAMPKEVREALAWCVSKEGAGTLTEEQANEYIEQMFEDGRGGEESW, from the exons ATGATTCCATTAATCTTATATGCTTCAGAAACAGGAAATGCACAAGATGTAGCTGAAAGAGTTTCAAGATCATTTAGGCgacaaggtagaaaagtAACATGTGAATCAATGGATAAAttccaaatatcaaatttaatacatgttgatttattgattttaatcACTTCAACACATGGTAGAGGTGAACCACCTCCAAAAATGTTAAATTTATGGAAAGCTTTATTAAGAAAGAATCTACCAAATAATAttttagaagatttacattttactttatttggtttaggtgattctTCATATGAAAAATTCAATTATGCAGGTAAGATTTTAGCTAGAAGGATTGAAAATTTGGGTGCGAATAAATTATGTGATTATGGTTGGGGTGATGAAAGATCTCCTAATGG AATCGAGGATGCTTTTATACCTTGGTTACAACAAACACTAGATACATTCCTTCCATATCTCCCAGTACCTCCAGACTATAGACCCATCTCAATCACAGatctaccaccacctatatACTCCTTGACACCGGCCGCTAGTTCTTCCAGAAGTACCGAATTAGACATACCTTTAAAcaaattatcgatatctCCAAACACGACTAATGGGCATGTTGCCCCAACAAGAGTGGAAGATACTCTGCGGCAGGAAGAGCATGGAATTATAAAGCCAGACGATTGGGTTTGGGTAACCCTAAAAAAGAACGATCGAGTGACTAAAGAAGACTGGTGGCAGGATGTAAGGGAGATTGAGTTTGATCTCGAGGATAAAAATCT TACGCCGTATCTACCTGGATCGATATGCTCAATACAACCTCAGTCGAGCGAAGAAGACGTTAATACCTTTTTGGAGTTGATGAATCTGGAAGATCAAGCCGATATACCGATAACTGTACAATCTGTACTTGAAG AACAACCTCTTCCTGAACATCTACCGCCCCACGATAAACCAACGACATTACGATCTTTATTGACGAATCATTTAGATATACGTTGTTCACCACGGAAAAGTTTCTTTGAATGGTTAAGGCGATTATCACTCGATGAAAGGGAGCAAGAAAGGCTGGatgaatttattgatgatccC GACGAGATACATACCTATGCAACTAGACCATCAAGATCTATAGTTGAAACTTTAGCAGATTTTAGACAAACGAAAATTCCTCTTTCACATATACTTGAAATACTGCCTCCTTTGCGTAGGAGACAATTCTCAATAGCTAGTTCTTGGGAT GCACATCCAGGTAAAGTTCAACTTTTAGTCGCGTTGGTAGAATATAAAACCAATCTCAAAATACCTAGAAGAGGTCTTTGTTCACAATGGCTAGACAGCTTGAAAGTCG GTACAAGAATACCGATACATATCTCACCACCTACCCTTTTCTTGCCACAAAACCCAGAAACTCCTGTGATACTAGTAGGACCTGGAACAGGGGTAGCACCAATGAGAGCTTTCGTCGAAGCTAGAGTCAAACAAGGTGCGGTGGAGA ACACCGCGTTATATTTTGGTTGTAGATCGGAATTTGCGGATTTCTATTTCGCTTCTGAATGGAAAAAATATGGTGAGAAAGGTGTAAATGTACAGGTTGCTGCGAGTagagatcaagaagagaaagtataCGTACAGCATCTAATAAAAGAGAATAAAGAAGAGGTACAAGATTGGCTTATCGATAAAGGTGGACATGTATATATCTCTGG ATCTTCGAATGCTATGCCTAAAGAAGTTAGAGAAGCTCTAGCCTGGTGTGTAAGTAAAGAAGGCGCTGGTACTTTGACTGAAGAGCAGGCGAACGAATATATAGAACAGATGTTCGAAGATGGGAGAGGTGGTGAAGAGAGTTGGTGA